GAGCGACGAGGAGGACTGCTCGATCGCGCTCGGAATCCCCAACCCGACGATATCGCGGATGTGCTCGAACCGGGGAACGAGATCAGCGGGCAGGATGTCCGGACCGGCATCGGTGTAGAAGAGGACGTACAGTCCCAGTCCCGTGGCGACCGCCCGTGCCGCGATGGTGGCGATCGCCGCACCCTCGATTCCCATGCGAGGGACTGGGCCGATCCCGAAGATCAGCAGGGGATCGAGGGCGACGTTGACCGCGACGCTGACGACCATCACGCGCATCGGCGTGCGGGTGTTGCCGTAGCCGCGCATGATCGAGACGAAGATGAAGAAGCCGAAGAGGAAGGGCAGGCCGAGGAAGTAGATCCGCATGTAGTCGGCGGCCAGGGGAACGATCCGTTCTTCGGTCCCTGCACCCGCGGGAAACAACGAGAGCAGCCAGTCCGTCGAGAAATGGCCGAGAACGGCGAGGACACAGGCAAGCAGCGTGACGAACGCGAGGGTTTGGCCCGCGATCACGTCGGCGCTCCGGTCGCTTTCGGCACCCGTATACTGGGCGACGAGGATCGCCCCGGCAGCGGTAAAACCCCCGCCGACGGAGATCAGAAAGAAGATGAGGGGAAAGGCGAGGCTCAGCGCGCCGACGGCGTCGGCCGAGACCGCGCCCAGAAACGCCGTGTCGGCGACGTTGTACGCGACCTGCAGCAGTTGAATGACGACCATCGGCCACGCGAGGCGGACCATCGGGCGGACCAACCCGCCCTCGGTGAGCGAGCGTTCGTGAGCCGTGGACACTACTTCGAACCGAAACCGTCGGGACTATATCTGTCTTGTGGACCGTCTCTCAGACGGTTACCAGAACGAGTCGTGGAGCGCGAGGGCCTCCTCGTGACAGACCGGGCCCTCGACCTCGGTGACGCCGTCGAGGATCTCGCTCGCGCGAACGCCCGGC
This window of the Halalkalicoccus subterraneus genome carries:
- a CDS encoding MATE family efflux transporter, with amino-acid sequence MVRLAWPMVVIQLLQVAYNVADTAFLGAVSADAVGALSLAFPLIFFLISVGGGFTAAGAILVAQYTGAESDRSADVIAGQTLAFVTLLACVLAVLGHFSTDWLLSLFPAGAGTEERIVPLAADYMRIYFLGLPFLFGFFIFVSIMRGYGNTRTPMRVMVVSVAVNVALDPLLIFGIGPVPRMGIEGAAIATIAARAVATGLGLYVLFYTDAGPDILPADLVPRFEHIRDIVGLGIPSAIEQSSSSLAFVVLTALVVAFPPEIVAAYGLGNRLISLVFLPAMGLSQALDTVVGQNLGADRPDRAARASKLAMGLVSIVMIVLTLIAYLFPEPIVGVFLTADTPGAATTVAYGVEYLQIAAFMFVFLGVLQVILGTFRGAGNTKTAMVFSLITLWAVRVPLTYYLVIVAGWAETGIWIAVVMGDVVGCLAALAWWGRGTWKDRYVEVEKGSTTASAED